In Bartonella bovis 91-4, the following proteins share a genomic window:
- a CDS encoding NifU family protein translates to MFIQTETTPNPATLKFLPGRVVLDKGVLEFHNSKEADQNSPLAAKLFTIPNVSSVLLGYDFIAVTKNAGEWQHLKPAILGTIMEHFLSNDPTVTTDAALQTHPPAIHEEFYDEKDADIVMTIKEILETRVRPAVANDGGDITFRGFENGIVYLNMRGACAGCPSSTATLKHGIENLLRHFIPEVLGVEAIPQEVAL, encoded by the coding sequence ATGTTTATTCAAACTGAAACCACACCAAACCCTGCAACACTTAAATTTTTACCAGGCCGTGTGGTTCTTGATAAAGGTGTATTAGAGTTTCACAACAGCAAAGAAGCTGATCAAAATTCACCCCTTGCTGCTAAACTGTTTACAATTCCAAACGTCAGCAGTGTTCTTTTAGGATATGATTTTATTGCTGTAACAAAAAATGCAGGAGAATGGCAACACCTCAAACCAGCGATCTTGGGTACAATTATGGAACATTTTCTTTCCAATGACCCCACTGTTACCACTGATGCCGCTCTCCAAACACACCCCCCTGCAATTCATGAAGAATTTTATGACGAAAAAGATGCAGATATTGTCATGACAATCAAAGAGATTCTTGAAACACGTGTTCGCCCAGCTGTTGCCAATGATGGTGGGGACATTACTTTTCGTGGCTTTGAGAATGGCATTGTTTATTTAAATATGCGCGGTGCGTGCGCCGGGTGTCCATCTTCAACAGCCACACTTAAACACGGGATTGAAAATCTTTTACGCCATTTTATTCCAGAAGTTTTGGGCGTTGAAGCCATACCGCAAGAGGTTGCTCTATAA
- the groES gene encoding co-chaperone GroES, whose translation MANTQFRPLHDRVVVRRVESENKTAGGIIIPDTAKEKPQEGEVIAVGNGALDNNGKRVPLEVKAGDRILFGKWSGTEVKINGEELLIMKESDIMGILG comes from the coding sequence ATGGCTAACACACAATTCCGCCCACTTCACGATCGTGTTGTCGTTCGTCGGGTTGAATCTGAAAATAAAACCGCTGGTGGGATTATTATCCCCGATACAGCAAAAGAAAAACCTCAAGAAGGTGAGGTGATCGCTGTTGGCAATGGTGCTCTCGATAATAATGGGAAGCGCGTGCCTCTAGAAGTTAAAGCAGGAGACCGAATCTTATTTGGGAAATGGTCTGGAACCGAAGTGAAGATTAATGGTGAAGAACTCTTAATCATGAAAGAATCCGACATTATGGGGATTTTGGGTTAA
- a CDS encoding bifunctional riboflavin kinase/FAD synthetase translates to MANFLRLQGYKEIPEDLRGAVLAIGNFDGVHRGHQAVLQKALDLARVKNKPALVLTFEPHPRSFFQGSACVDRLTQATEKAEIFKILGFRGVIEEPFNAQFAALSADEFISVVLKQAFDVCVVVTGNNFHFGRKKSGNAQFLRQKGKECGFEVVQVPSLCTPQGEEISSSFIRQLLSQGQVEKAAHLLGYHYRVRSNVTHGEKLGRSLGFPTANQVLPSQTGLAHGVYAVRLRRSSGVLHDGVASFGCRPTVVDGGAPLLETYLFDFADDLYDESCIVSFLQFLRAQKKFNGLEPLKKQMQYDENEAKAILKTIQPLSLLDQLLTFKKTS, encoded by the coding sequence ATGGCTAATTTTTTGCGTCTTCAAGGATACAAAGAGATTCCTGAAGATTTACGTGGTGCAGTTTTAGCTATTGGGAATTTTGATGGGGTTCATCGTGGTCACCAGGCGGTGTTGCAAAAAGCACTAGATTTAGCACGTGTAAAAAACAAGCCAGCTCTTGTGTTAACATTTGAGCCGCACCCAAGAAGTTTTTTTCAAGGTTCAGCTTGTGTTGATCGTTTGACTCAGGCAACTGAAAAAGCTGAAATCTTCAAAATTTTGGGTTTTCGTGGCGTGATTGAAGAGCCTTTTAATGCACAGTTTGCTGCTCTTTCAGCCGATGAATTTATTAGCGTTGTTTTAAAACAAGCTTTTGATGTTTGTGTTGTGGTAACGGGGAATAATTTTCACTTTGGTCGAAAAAAAAGTGGAAATGCGCAGTTTCTGCGTCAAAAAGGAAAAGAATGTGGTTTTGAGGTTGTTCAAGTTCCTTCTTTATGTACCCCACAGGGGGAGGAAATTTCTTCTAGCTTTATTCGCCAACTTTTATCACAAGGGCAGGTGGAAAAAGCAGCTCATTTATTAGGGTATCATTATCGTGTGCGCTCAAACGTTACACATGGAGAAAAGCTTGGTCGATCTTTGGGTTTTCCTACTGCTAATCAGGTGTTACCCTCCCAAACTGGCTTAGCACATGGTGTTTATGCCGTACGATTGCGCCGTTCTAGTGGTGTTTTACATGATGGTGTTGCAAGTTTTGGCTGTCGCCCAACAGTTGTTGATGGTGGAGCACCACTTTTAGAAACTTATTTATTTGATTTTGCCGACGATCTTTATGATGAGAGCTGTATAGTTTCTTTTCTACAGTTTTTACGAGCGCAAAAAAAATTTAATGGACTAGAGCCTTTAAAAAAACAAATGCAATACGATGAAAATGAAGCAAAAGCGATTTTAAAGACAATTCAACCGCTTTCATTATTGGATCAGTTACTGACTTTTAAAAAAACATCATGA
- the groL gene encoding chaperonin GroEL (60 kDa chaperone family; promotes refolding of misfolded polypeptides especially under stressful conditions; forms two stacked rings of heptamers to form a barrel-shaped 14mer; ends can be capped by GroES; misfolded proteins enter the barrel where they are refolded when GroES binds): MAAKEVKFGREARERLVRGVDILANAVKVTLGPKGRNVVIDKSFGAPRITKDGVSVAKEIELEDKFENMGAQMLREVASKTNDIAGDGTTTATVLGQAIVQEGIKAVAAGMNPMDLKRGIDSAVAEVVESLFKKAKKIQTSAEIAQVGTISANGASEIGKIIADAMEKVGNEGVITVEEAKTAETELEVVEGMQFDRGYLSPYFVTNAEKMVADLDDPYILIHEKKLSNLQSLLPVLEAVVQSGKPLLIIAEDVEGEALATLVVNKLRGGLKICAVKAPGFGDRRKAMLEDIAILTSGQVISEDVGIKLENVTLDMLGRAKKVHISKENTTIVDGSGQKAQISARVSQIKAQIEETTSDYDREKLQERLAKLAGGVAVIRVGGATEVEVKEKKDRVDDALNATRAAVEEGIVAGGGTALLRAANALTVKGNNADQEAGINIVRRALQAPARQIATNAGEEAAIIVGKVLENSSDTFGYNTATGQFGDLISLGIVDPVKVVRSALQNAASIASLLITTEAMVAELPKKETPMPPMGGGGMGGMGGMDF, encoded by the coding sequence ATGGCTGCTAAAGAAGTCAAATTTGGCCGTGAAGCACGTGAGCGCTTGGTGCGTGGTGTTGATATCCTTGCTAATGCTGTTAAGGTAACACTCGGTCCTAAAGGCCGTAATGTGGTGATTGATAAATCATTTGGTGCACCTCGTATCACAAAAGATGGTGTGTCGGTTGCAAAAGAAATCGAACTTGAAGACAAGTTTGAAAATATGGGCGCACAAATGTTGCGTGAAGTTGCTTCAAAAACCAATGATATTGCTGGTGATGGAACAACAACAGCAACTGTTTTGGGGCAAGCTATTGTGCAAGAAGGTATAAAAGCTGTTGCTGCTGGCATGAACCCAATGGATCTGAAGCGTGGGATCGATTCTGCTGTTGCAGAAGTTGTTGAAAGCCTTTTCAAAAAAGCAAAAAAGATTCAAACTTCTGCTGAAATAGCACAAGTAGGAACGATTTCTGCGAATGGTGCTTCAGAAATTGGTAAAATCATTGCTGATGCTATGGAAAAAGTTGGTAATGAAGGTGTTATCACTGTGGAAGAAGCAAAAACTGCTGAAACGGAATTAGAAGTCGTTGAAGGTATGCAGTTTGATCGTGGATATCTTTCACCTTATTTTGTCACAAATGCTGAAAAAATGGTGGCTGATCTTGACGATCCTTACATCCTTATTCATGAAAAGAAATTGTCTAATTTGCAATCCTTGCTTCCTGTTCTTGAAGCTGTTGTTCAGTCTGGTAAGCCTCTTCTCATTATTGCTGAAGATGTGGAAGGTGAAGCTTTGGCAACGCTTGTGGTTAATAAATTGCGTGGTGGTTTGAAGATTTGTGCTGTTAAAGCACCAGGCTTTGGTGACCGCCGTAAAGCGATGTTAGAAGATATTGCAATTTTGACATCAGGTCAGGTTATTTCTGAAGATGTTGGCATTAAACTTGAAAATGTTACTTTAGATATGCTGGGCCGTGCAAAGAAAGTGCATATTTCTAAAGAAAACACAACCATCGTTGATGGTTCTGGACAAAAAGCACAAATTAGTGCTCGTGTAAGCCAGATTAAGGCACAGATCGAAGAAACAACTTCTGACTATGATCGCGAAAAACTGCAAGAAAGACTTGCTAAACTTGCTGGTGGTGTTGCCGTTATTCGTGTTGGTGGTGCAACAGAAGTTGAAGTAAAAGAAAAGAAAGATCGTGTTGATGATGCCTTGAATGCAACGCGTGCAGCGGTGGAAGAAGGTATTGTTGCTGGTGGTGGAACTGCACTCTTGCGGGCTGCCAACGCGCTTACGGTTAAAGGAAATAATGCAGACCAAGAAGCTGGTATCAATATTGTTCGTCGTGCTCTTCAAGCACCAGCACGTCAAATTGCTACCAATGCTGGTGAAGAAGCAGCGATTATTGTTGGCAAAGTTCTTGAAAATAGTTCAGACACTTTTGGTTACAACACCGCAACAGGTCAATTTGGTGATTTGATTTCACTGGGGATCGTTGATCCAGTTAAAGTTGTACGTTCAGCTTTGCAAAATGCTGCATCGATTGCCAGCCTTCTTATCACTACAGAAGCAATGGTTGCTGAACTTCCGAAAAAAGAAACTCCAATGCCTCCAATGGGCGGCGGCGGAATGGGTGGAATGGGCGGAATGGATTTCTAA
- a CDS encoding TIGR01459 family HAD-type hydrolase, whose translation MKELTHIDPIITHYDAVFCDVWGVLHDGVRVFDSAVKVLQKMRKVGKSVILLTNSPRPREDVIAQLQRMKIASDCYDAVITSGDVTRDLILSAPQKIFFIGPQRDLALFKGLACELVEEEKACAVVCSGFFEDFGETPQAYENMLRRLQARDLPFICANPDITVHYGDQTLWCAGALAQLYQHLGGEVRIAGKPHAPIYECAFEKLKNIRGTIEKSRILAIGDGILTDVKGAIDFGIDVLYILGGIHCHDYTHNGVVNEEALRSFLDHYGYQPQAIMWALQ comes from the coding sequence ATGAAAGAACTCACCCATATTGATCCTATAATTACCCATTATGATGCTGTATTTTGTGATGTTTGGGGGGTTTTGCACGATGGTGTGCGTGTTTTTGATTCAGCTGTGAAAGTTTTGCAAAAAATGCGCAAGGTGGGAAAAAGCGTTATTTTGCTTACCAATTCACCCAGACCACGCGAAGATGTTATAGCCCAATTGCAAAGAATGAAGATTGCAAGTGATTGTTATGACGCAGTCATCACTTCAGGTGATGTGACGCGTGATCTCATTTTGAGCGCACCGCAGAAAATTTTTTTTATTGGTCCGCAACGTGATTTGGCTTTATTTAAAGGGTTAGCATGTGAGCTGGTTGAAGAAGAGAAAGCTTGTGCAGTTGTTTGCAGTGGCTTTTTTGAAGATTTTGGAGAAACCCCACAGGCTTATGAAAATATGTTGCGTCGCCTACAAGCACGCGATTTACCTTTTATTTGTGCTAACCCTGATATCACTGTTCATTACGGGGATCAAACACTTTGGTGCGCTGGTGCATTGGCACAGCTTTACCAACATTTAGGTGGTGAGGTTCGTATTGCGGGTAAACCCCACGCACCTATTTATGAATGTGCTTTTGAAAAACTAAAAAACATCCGTGGAACAATAGAAAAAAGCCGGATTTTGGCTATTGGGGATGGCATTTTGACCGATGTTAAAGGTGCCATCGATTTTGGTATTGATGTCCTTTATATTTTGGGTGGGATCCATTGTCATGACTATACGCACAATGGTGTGGTCAATGAAGAAGCTTTGCGTTCTTTTCTTGACCATTATGGTTATCAGCCACAAGCGATAATGTGGGCACTTCAGTAA
- the trpS gene encoding tryptophan--tRNA ligase — translation METCASLVFSGVQPSGNLHLGNYLGAIKRWVELQASHKCLYCVVDMHALTVNPNPLALESSTRAVTAAFLAAGIDPQKHIVFNQSRVFQHAELAWVFNCIARIGWLQRMTQFKDKAGKNREQASLGLFAYPSLMAADILLYRATHVPVGEDQKQHIELTRDIAQKFNHDYAERIAHLNVGISIQEGENKEQGFFPIPEALLGNTGMRIMSLRDGSKKMSKSDPSDFSRINLTDDADLIVQKIRKAKTDSAPLPDQLTALEERPEVDNLLGIYAAFAQTSKEKALLEFAGQQFSLFKSALADLVVHKLAPITQELRRLHQENAYIDSVLHDGAERASLLAENTMKHVREIVGFVHKP, via the coding sequence ATGGAAACCTGCGCATCCCTCGTCTTTTCTGGTGTGCAACCAAGTGGCAATTTGCATCTTGGTAATTATCTAGGTGCAATCAAGCGTTGGGTTGAATTGCAAGCATCCCATAAATGCCTTTATTGTGTTGTGGATATGCACGCACTAACGGTTAACCCTAACCCTCTCGCCTTAGAAAGCTCCACCCGTGCAGTCACAGCAGCCTTTTTAGCTGCGGGTATTGATCCGCAAAAACATATTGTTTTCAACCAATCACGAGTCTTTCAACATGCTGAATTAGCATGGGTCTTTAACTGCATTGCCCGCATCGGCTGGCTCCAACGGATGACACAGTTTAAAGATAAAGCAGGAAAAAACCGCGAACAAGCATCACTCGGGCTTTTTGCCTATCCAAGCCTTATGGCTGCTGATATTTTACTCTATCGTGCAACACATGTTCCAGTTGGAGAAGATCAAAAGCAGCATATTGAACTTACACGGGATATTGCGCAAAAATTCAATCATGATTACGCTGAGCGTATTGCACATTTAAATGTTGGCATCTCCATACAAGAGGGGGAAAACAAGGAACAAGGCTTTTTTCCAATACCAGAGGCTCTTCTTGGTAATACCGGCATGCGTATTATGTCTTTACGTGATGGCTCAAAGAAAATGTCAAAATCAGATCCTTCAGATTTTTCGCGAATTAATTTAACTGATGATGCTGATCTTATCGTTCAAAAAATACGCAAAGCAAAAACTGACTCTGCCCCCTTACCCGATCAGCTTACCGCTTTAGAAGAGCGCCCAGAAGTTGATAATTTACTTGGTATTTATGCAGCCTTTGCGCAAACCAGTAAAGAGAAGGCTCTTTTGGAATTTGCAGGTCAACAGTTTTCGCTTTTTAAATCTGCTTTAGCTGATCTTGTCGTCCATAAATTGGCACCAATTACACAAGAATTACGCCGTCTTCATCAAGAAAATGCTTATATTGATTCCGTTTTGCATGATGGGGCTGAGCGTGCTAGCTTATTGGCAGAAAACACAATGAAACATGTTCGTGAAATTGTTGGTTTTGTACACAAACCATAA
- a CDS encoding TIGR01244 family sulfur transferase, which yields MKLQQIEDGIFVSAQISVVDIKTLAKTGFKTIVCNRPDQEEPGQPDFATIQAAAHEYGIQAHYIPITPSTIEQFHIKAMQTILKTAPLPLLAYCCYGTRSIHLCSLARI from the coding sequence ATGAAGTTGCAGCAAATTGAAGATGGTATTTTTGTCAGTGCTCAAATTAGTGTTGTAGACATCAAAACACTCGCAAAAACTGGATTTAAAACTATTGTCTGCAACCGGCCCGATCAAGAAGAGCCTGGGCAGCCTGATTTTGCCACCATTCAAGCAGCTGCTCATGAATATGGAATACAAGCTCATTATATTCCTATTACACCTTCAACCATAGAACAATTTCACATTAAAGCTATGCAAACAATTTTAAAAACAGCGCCACTTCCTCTTCTCGCCTATTGCTGCTACGGTACACGCTCAATTCATCTTTGTTCTTTAGCGCGTATTTAA
- a CDS encoding helix-turn-helix domain-containing protein produces the protein MLGMSQKTLANYLGISFQQIQKYENGFNRVGAGRLKDIADIFDVPISFFYPNTATKENTSCHHDEIISSREEYLLLKNFRILTPVKQKAILELISDQK, from the coding sequence ATGTTGGGAATGTCTCAAAAAACATTAGCTAACTATTTAGGTATAAGCTTTCAACAAATCCAAAAGTATGAAAATGGGTTTAATCGTGTAGGAGCTGGGCGTTTAAAAGATATTGCTGATATATTTGATGTTCCTATTTCCTTTTTTTACCCTAATACCGCAACAAAAGAAAATACTTCCTGCCATCATGATGAAATTATATCTAGCAGAGAAGAATACCTACTTTTAAAAAATTTTAGAATTCTTACACCAGTAAAACAGAAAGCAATTTTAGAATTAATTTCTGATCAGAAGTAA
- the murJ gene encoding murein biosynthesis integral membrane protein MurJ, whose translation MSLIKKFITVASGTCTSRLFGFVREVLMAASFGTGPAADAFNAAFRFPNTFRRLFAEGAFNAAFVPLFSKKITENGPENARKFAEEVFGVLFSLLLLLTIVIEVSMPFLVRTVIAPGFAEDATKFEATIRFTAIMFPYLACMSLAAMMGGMLNALQRYFVAAIAPVFLNIVMIGVLAYAWIFQLDAWQIGLNLSWGVMVAGLLQLTLIAIALRQSGMKISLRLPYLSPNVRQLLTLAFPAAITGGITQINLLINTNIASSHPGAVSSLVYADRLYQLPLGVVGIAVATVLLPELTKAFRNKNKKEANYLQNYAIAFTLFLTLPASVFFFLISNPIVSLFFERGQFTSQSTHTVAHLLELYGLGLPAFVLIKVFIPNFFAHEDTKTPMIFAGICVLINIGLALTLFPLLSARGIVIAEITSGWVNTLLLCSTLIKRGYWKCDIQLIKWTVCLIIAILLMAASLYYALDFLAFPLSSQAPLFLRIGTLAGLIFSILLFYCIICFFLGMNYFPFLRKNLKQHL comes from the coding sequence ATGAGCTTAATTAAAAAATTTATAACTGTTGCTTCTGGAACTTGCACGAGTCGTCTTTTTGGTTTTGTACGCGAAGTACTCATGGCGGCATCTTTTGGTACAGGTCCTGCTGCTGACGCATTTAATGCAGCTTTTCGTTTTCCAAACACATTTCGCCGTCTTTTTGCTGAAGGTGCTTTTAATGCGGCTTTTGTTCCCCTATTTTCAAAAAAAATTACTGAAAATGGACCAGAAAATGCACGCAAATTTGCAGAAGAGGTTTTCGGTGTTTTGTTCTCACTGCTCTTACTTTTAACCATTGTCATAGAAGTGAGTATGCCTTTTTTGGTGCGTACTGTAATTGCACCAGGGTTTGCAGAAGATGCAACAAAATTTGAGGCTACAATTCGTTTTACTGCAATCATGTTTCCCTATTTAGCGTGCATGTCTTTAGCGGCCATGATGGGGGGAATGCTCAACGCATTACAACGTTATTTTGTTGCCGCTATTGCCCCTGTCTTTTTAAATATTGTGATGATTGGCGTGCTCGCTTATGCTTGGATATTTCAGCTTGATGCTTGGCAGATTGGGCTAAACCTCTCCTGGGGGGTCATGGTCGCAGGCCTTCTTCAACTTACTTTAATTGCAATTGCTTTGCGTCAAAGTGGAATGAAAATTTCTCTACGTCTTCCTTATCTCAGCCCCAATGTTCGCCAGCTTTTAACCCTGGCATTTCCCGCTGCCATTACAGGGGGAATTACGCAAATCAATTTATTGATCAATACCAATATTGCATCCAGCCATCCGGGTGCTGTTTCTTCTTTGGTTTATGCCGATCGTCTTTATCAACTGCCATTAGGTGTTGTTGGTATTGCTGTTGCGACTGTTCTTTTACCTGAACTAACAAAAGCCTTCCGTAATAAAAATAAAAAAGAAGCCAATTATTTGCAAAACTACGCTATTGCGTTTACCCTGTTTTTAACCTTACCGGCATCGGTCTTTTTTTTCCTGATATCCAACCCCATTGTCAGTCTTTTCTTTGAACGTGGGCAATTTACAAGCCAATCAACACACACTGTTGCGCATTTGCTTGAACTTTATGGATTAGGGCTTCCAGCTTTTGTGCTGATAAAGGTCTTTATTCCCAATTTTTTTGCTCATGAAGATACAAAAACACCAATGATTTTTGCAGGCATTTGTGTTCTAATCAATATCGGTTTAGCGCTTACATTATTTCCGCTCTTGTCAGCACGTGGCATTGTGATCGCCGAAATCACCTCTGGATGGGTTAACACACTCTTGCTTTGTAGCACCCTTATCAAACGCGGTTATTGGAAATGTGATATACAACTTATCAAGTGGACTGTGTGCTTGATCATTGCCATTCTCTTAATGGCTGCATCTTTGTATTATGCGCTTGATTTTTTAGCTTTTCCTTTATCTTCACAAGCACCACTTTTCTTGCGAATAGGAACTTTAGCAGGTTTAATTTTCTCTATCCTATTGTTTTATTGTATCATCTGTTTTTTTCTTGGCATGAATTATTTCCCTTTTTTACGTAAAAATTTGAAACAACACCTATAA
- the flhA gene encoding flagellar biosynthesis protein FlhA, whose protein sequence is MGIIIILTVLFLPVPAFILDLGLSFSIAFSVLILMVSLWIQRPLDFSAFPTVLLITTLLRLSLNIATTRVILTHGDEGYKAAGNVIHGFSQFVMGGDFVIGLVVFAIIIIVNFLVITKGATRIAEVGARFTLDAIPGKQMAIDADLSSGLIDEKEAQRRRLELEEESSFFGAMDGASKFVRGDAIAGLIITAVNIIGGIVIGVTRHGMTLSGAADVFTKLSVGDGLVTQIPALIVSLAAGLLVSKGGTRGTAEKAVLGQLGRYPKALFVSSLLLLMLGVMPGLPAVPFILLSLLMASIGYSIPNRLRKESLAQEAQLAQDSQKVQQEESQSLKESLETMRIEIAMGKQLSKHLLSQKVELANRVAKMRRKFAQEYGFVIPEIQISDDYKVPAKSYWIKLYGTVVASYEMRIGEVLIMPSNKPIPNIPGEQVYEPAFGMRAFATSETFRSELMREGYMAIDNLSVLLTHLSEVLRNNLAQLFSYKDMRILLERLGSEYRKLLEEICPAHLSYSGLQSVLKLLLAERVSIRSLNLILEAVAEIAPHVRRSDLIAEHVRLRLSQQICGDLSEGGVLQVLRMGNYWDLAFHKALKRDAKGEIIEFDMDPVELEKFGTEATAIIRQYMEKAVRFVLITLPETRPYVRMIMERLFSTLPVLSHAEIARGVEVKTLGVISSREKS, encoded by the coding sequence ATGGGAATTATTATTATTCTTACAGTTCTCTTTTTGCCTGTTCCTGCCTTTATTTTAGATTTGGGGCTTTCTTTTTCCATTGCATTTTCTGTTTTGATTTTAATGGTTTCGTTGTGGATTCAGCGGCCACTTGATTTTTCGGCTTTTCCAACAGTTTTATTAATTACGACCTTATTGCGCTTATCACTTAATATTGCGACAACCCGTGTTATTTTAACTCATGGTGATGAAGGCTATAAAGCCGCAGGAAATGTGATTCACGGTTTTTCGCAATTTGTGATGGGGGGGGATTTTGTTATTGGTCTTGTTGTTTTTGCCATTATTATTATCGTCAATTTTTTAGTAATCACTAAAGGTGCAACGCGTATTGCTGAAGTGGGGGCACGTTTTACTCTGGATGCTATTCCAGGAAAGCAAATGGCTATTGATGCTGATCTTTCATCAGGCCTTATTGATGAGAAAGAAGCACAACGTCGCCGTCTTGAACTTGAAGAAGAAAGTTCCTTTTTTGGGGCAATGGATGGGGCATCAAAATTTGTGCGCGGTGATGCTATTGCCGGGCTTATTATTACGGCTGTTAATATTATTGGGGGTATTGTTATTGGTGTTACACGCCATGGAATGACATTATCTGGTGCGGCAGATGTTTTTACTAAGCTTTCAGTGGGTGATGGTCTTGTTACACAGATACCGGCTTTGATTGTTTCTTTGGCAGCAGGCCTTTTGGTTTCTAAAGGGGGCACCCGTGGTACAGCTGAAAAGGCTGTTTTGGGGCAACTTGGAAGATATCCTAAAGCCCTCTTTGTATCCTCTCTTCTTTTATTGATGTTAGGGGTGATGCCTGGTCTGCCAGCTGTTCCTTTTATTCTTTTATCTTTGCTTATGGCTTCAATTGGTTATTCTATTCCAAATCGCTTACGCAAAGAATCTCTTGCACAAGAAGCTCAGTTGGCACAAGATTCTCAAAAGGTTCAGCAGGAAGAAAGTCAGTCTCTTAAAGAATCACTTGAAACAATGCGCATTGAAATTGCCATGGGCAAGCAATTGTCTAAACATTTATTATCGCAAAAAGTTGAGTTGGCTAACCGTGTTGCAAAAATGCGCCGTAAATTTGCACAAGAGTATGGTTTTGTTATTCCTGAAATACAGATATCAGATGATTATAAGGTGCCGGCAAAAAGCTATTGGATCAAATTGTACGGCACAGTTGTGGCATCTTACGAAATGCGTATAGGTGAGGTTCTCATTATGCCGAGTAATAAACCTATTCCCAATATTCCAGGTGAGCAAGTGTATGAGCCAGCTTTTGGTATGCGTGCTTTTGCAACCTCAGAAACATTTCGCTCTGAATTAATGCGTGAAGGTTATATGGCGATAGATAATCTTTCAGTATTATTGACACATTTGAGTGAAGTTTTACGCAATAATTTAGCGCAATTATTTTCTTATAAAGATATGCGCATTCTTCTTGAGCGTTTGGGTAGCGAATATCGTAAATTGTTGGAAGAAATTTGTCCTGCGCATCTTTCCTATTCTGGTTTACAATCGGTTTTAAAGCTTTTATTAGCAGAACGTGTCTCCATTCGCAGCTTAAATCTTATTTTGGAAGCGGTGGCTGAAATTGCACCCCATGTACGGCGTTCTGATTTGATTGCTGAGCATGTACGGTTGCGTCTATCGCAACAAATTTGTGGTGACTTGTCTGAAGGTGGTGTACTCCAGGTTTTACGGATGGGAAATTACTGGGATCTTGCTTTCCACAAGGCTTTAAAACGTGATGCAAAGGGTGAAATTATTGAATTTGATATGGACCCTGTTGAACTTGAAAAATTTGGAACCGAAGCAACAGCTATCATTCGCCAGTATATGGAAAAAGCGGTGCGTTTTGTACTGATCACATTGCCTGAAACGCGGCCTTATGTTCGCATGATTATGGAACGTCTTTTCTCGACGTTGCCTGTTCTTTCTCATGCAGAAATTGCTCGTGGTGTTGAAGTAAAAACATTAGGTGTCATCTCTTCACGGGAGAAGAGTTGA